The nucleotide sequence CGGCTACCGCAGTAACTCAAATTCTCAGCAAAAATTTTGAGGGCAATAACATCGTGGGGGCTGGCTTTCCGCGCCGCCGCCGCCGAGGATAAAAAGATTTAAATAAAGGATAAAAAGATTTAAATAAAGGAGAAATAGCAAAAAATGGCAAGAATTTTAGTCAAGCACAAAATCACCGTTAGCGACCCCGCCGACAATAGTAAAACGATGATTTTGGCATTTTATGCTCCCCCTGATGCTTACACAGGCATCGAAACAGAAACAGGAGTAAAAGCGCCCGCATCTGATAAGCCAGATGAATTCGGTGATTTCCCCGCTTGCAGCGTTGAGGAACTTCTCTCTACTGGTACGGCTGTTCGCAAAGTGGTGGATGTTCTTAAGGGGGGAAAAACTTACCGACATAAAATTATTGTGGCTGATGTCAAGGCGGCCGCGTTCGATAATGCCGTTAAAGCAAAAACTTATAGAGGCGGAACTATCAAAAAAGTTGTCAACCCCTTAGATGACATTTTCTCATGATAAGTGACGGTAACTGGCAATTGGTAGCCGAGGGGGTAAGTCCCCCGGGCTACTACGGATGGGAGCTTAATTTTTTAATAGAAAATGCGGCTGACTACGCGCTTATTTCCTTAAAAATACCTTCCCGTCCTGACTGGGTAAACATCGGTTGGTTTAGGCAGATAACTTTAGGAACATCCCCCTATGTTTTGACTCGTCGGAAACTCTATCAAGAAGGAAGATTGATTAGGTTAGAGCCGATTGATTTAAGCCAGTTTTCTTTTAAAGCTCTGTCCTATATTTCTGATTATCAGTTTAATATACAGGTCAGGTATCTATGAATCGGATTGAATATTTAGACCTTTTAAGAAATTCTTCAGTTAAATTGGCAATTCCTATAATTGCCCTCCAGTATGCCTTGGAGCTTACTGTTGACAAAGCCATGAGCGAGCAAAATCCTTATTTAAGAGGGTTTTACCTTGCGAATGCTCAAACACTTTTACATTCTATGGTTGCTCAAGTTCCTGAAATAGAAACCTATTTTAAAGAACAGCAAAACCCTTTAGTAACCGCTTTGCTAGAAGTTAATTTGCAACCTTATGAGGTAGTGAAGTGATGATTATTATCTCAGTTGATGAGCGATGGACAACTGTCCGAAAATTCACTAAGGAAGAAATCTCTAAAATTTTGCAAAGCTTACCCAAAGACTTTGATATCTCCATCAAAAACCGATTGCTACAAGTAATTAACTCTTAAGTAGTAAGCCCCCAACTAGGGGGCTGGTATTCTCTTCTATGAATAAGTATAAAACGTTTTTGTTGACGCTTGTCTTTTTAGCTGGCGTATTTTCTAGTGTTTTTTTTTGGCCAAGAGATGTGATGGCCGAGAGCCGATCCTTAACAGCTATCGTTCAAACGAAAGCTTATAAGCCCGACGGCTCAAAGGTTTTAAATTTGTCCAGGGGCAAAACTTACGGGGTTAGCTTGGTCGCCAACGCGCAGGACTATTGGGATGTTCAACTTGCTGGCGACGCGGGTCGATGGAAATTTAAAAAAGCTGATGTGGATTTTCACATGGGGGATTACCCTCTGAACTTGAGTGATTTCAAGGGAGGAGATAGGGTGTCAACGATTAAAGCGATCGTAAGCGAATGTCATCGGTGGGGACTGCTTAAATCTCAATGTGCTTACGTATTGGCGACGGCTGAACATGAATCAAACTTTCAGCCAGTGCGTGAGGCTTGGTGGATGGGTGAAGCTTGGCGGCGGCAGAATCTTAGATACTGGCCTTGGTATGGGCGTGGCTATGGTCAGATGACTTGGGACTTTAACTATCGGAAGTATGAGCGCCTCACCGGAATCAAATTGACCCAAAAGCCAGACCTTGCGCTTCAACCAAACTTAGCTTTATATATTCTCGTTCACGGGATGAAGACTGGAAGCTTTACAGGATATTCCCTGGAAAATTGGATTAACTCCAAACAGACTAATTTTTATAAAGCACGGATGATAGTTAATGGCTTGGACTGCGCTGGTCAAATAGCGGGCAGGGCATCTTATTGGTACCGGCAGCTAACCGTTTATTGAATTTGTAGGGAATAGGTTTTGCCGCTCAAGCGTTCCCTACACAAAATTACCCCTCAACCATTGAGGGGTTTCTCTGTAGATTTTAGTGCTTTAATGCAAATGTCCGTACTACTGAATTAGTTGGGGATTTAGTTTAGCAAAAATTTCCTTCTAAAGATTGAAGGGGATTCCTTCTTGAGTATGACTCATTCACGGTTTTGAGATTGTTAGAGTTAATTTATGAAAAGTCTGTTAGAGTATTTCCTATTCCTAACTTTTAAAAATGGATATTCGAGTTGGTTACGACATTGTTATTAATTCTCCTACCCCTGTGGGAATGCTCTTATTGCTCTATACTCATCCTTCCCGAGCAAAAGATTTAAAAACCCCTGAAAAACTCAAACTTGAGCCAAATATTCCTATTGAGGAGTTTATTGACAGTTTCGGTAACCGATGTGCCCGTATCTTGACACCTGTTGGACAGTTGCGGCTCTATAATGATATAATAATCAATGATAATGGAAAACCCGACCCCCTTAACTGGAAAGCTATACAATATCCTATATCTCAATTACCTTCTGAGACGTTACAGTATCTTCTAGCGAGTCGATATTGTGAAGTAGATCTTCTTAGTGAGGTAGCTTGGAGTCTTTTTGGAGAAACGACACCCGGTTGGGCTAGAGTTCAGGCTATTTGTGACTGGATACATTCTAATATTACCTACGGCTACGAATATACCTATCCTCATAAAACGGCGTATCAAGTATATACCGAAAGGGCGGGAGTCTGTCGAGATTTTACCCATCTTGCCATTACTTTTTGTCGGTGTTTAAATATTCCTGCCCGTTATTGTGCAGGGTATTTAGGGGATATCGGGGTAGAACCTCTGACAACTCCGATGGACTTTCATGCCTGGTTTGAAGTATTTTTAGGCGGGCAGTGGTATGCTTTTGATGCTCGTCATAATCGACCCCGTATAGGACGTATATTAATGGTACGAGGGCGAGATGCTACCGATACAGCTTTCATGACTTCTTTTGGGGCTTATGAGTTGGTTCAGTTGAAAGTGTGGGCACTAGAAATGAAAACCTATCAAATATCGGCGGCTTAATTTTATTCAAAGTTGACTTGTGATCAAAAGGAAATTAAATAAGCTAATAAAATAGCTACAACAGCCCCGATCAAAGTATTAATGACATTAACTAATTCATTCGTTAACCAGTCCCATTTAGACTGAAGAGTTGCCCCAATTAAACTCTCTAAATTAGTAGCAATAAAGGCAGCAATCACACACCAAACTATTCCTATTTCATCAATTAAACCCATAGCCCAAGCTAAAGCGGCAATCACAACAGAAGCGGCTACTCCGGCTAATGTTCCCTCTAAACTAACAGCGCCTTCAGTTCCTCTAGCCACAGGTTGTAAAGTGGTAATTAAAAAAGTTCGTTTTCCGTAAGCTTTACCAACTTCACTGGCGGTAGTATCGGCAAGTTTGGTACTAAAATTAGCCACATAACCTAAGATTAATAACTTTTGCCAAAAAGGATCAACCCATAAGGTAAGAATAGCGCAGATAGCCGCAATAAGGGCAGACCCCCAGACATTTTCAGGGCCTCGTTGTCCGGAACGTTTTTCTGCAATACCTTCTTTTTCCTTTTGTTCCATGCCAATACGAGTGACTGCTGATCCGACAAAAAAGTAAAATAAAACGATTAAATAGCCGCGCCATTGGAGAGTCCCCCAAATGAGAACGCCTAAGATCCAAGCATGAATATATCCTGCCGGTGTGAGTAACTTTTTAGGAAGGATAAAAGCGATAGCAACTAAAATTGTATTGAGGGCGATGCCAATTAACCAAGGGTTAGATAATTCTATGGATGACAGCATGATTAACCTTCAGTTAGAGTCTGATTACAATATTATCGTATTTGTTAGCCTTTGCCATACCCACCCTGACCAAGAGAAATGATGACTGATGATTAAATTAAACCCTTGAGGTGTTATCTAATGTGATAGCCAAACCTAGAGAGTAAAGACGAAAACAAAGTAGTCAACTTTATTAATATTTGGTAATAATTTTATCAGAATGAAAGACTTGAATTAGAGCGGCAAAGAGTTCAAATGCTCGAACACTTATCTATCTTGTCTTGTAGCAGAAAAATAGGGGCAGAAGTAAAAAGGCTGTAATTATACTGCATCCCCTCTTCACTTAAGAGAAAAAAATCAGTAAAAATTCGGATTTAATTTGCCTAAAAATAAGCATAATATTCCTTATAATCGCTATTATTCCCTAAAGTTTTTATATGTTAGATAAGCCCAAAAATCAAAATATAATTGCCGTTTCCAGCGAGTTACGAACGCGGCCAGAAGATTTACAGGCTAAATATCAAATTGGCAAAAGCACGTATTATAAACGGATACGCTATTTACAAATCACAACCCAAAAAGATGAGCAAAACAAAGTCTATCTCACTGAGGAACAAGTGAGCCAATTTGATCAACTTCATATCTATATCCAAAAACACGGATCTATGATCGGCTTTGACAAGGGCGAACAAGAACTTAAAAATGTCTCCGAGTTGGCGAGTTCCCACGTTTTAGAGTCGGACTATATAGTCCAGGACTTCCCAAAAGCCCTAGGCCCAACAGCACTCAAAGTCTAACCCATCAACACACCCTAGATCGTCTCGTTGGGCTATCAGAAACCCTAGAAAAAGCTTGCAATACTCTCATCAATGGACAATCCCTTTTAATCTTAGGGGAATACGGTACAGGGCAAGATGAACTGGCACAAGCCATTGTAGATCGCCTCAGTGATCAATTTAACTGCGCTTTGGTCATTTATCAAACCACTAAACAATTTTATACCGCTATCGCTAAAGCTTTGAATATTCCCACCACCAACGAAAAAGATAAGCCGCTTAGTGGTGAAGTTCTCAAAGAAGAAATAACCCTCAATGCCAATTCTCGGACCCTATTTATTTTTCCTGAAAGTAAACGTCTTCCTGCAAGTGTACGTTATTGGTTAGATTCTCTTCTTAACCAAGGAGTAAAAATAGTAACCTTTATGGTAGCTAACCCCCAGCGAGATGTCTTTCTTAAACTGCAAAAGTTGGAATTACCCTTAGTCAGTAATCAACAGATGCGCGCTATTATTCATGATCAAGCTAGACAAATGGGAATTACCCTCACTCGTTCGGAAATTGCCGAATTATTAGCCAGTTGCGGCAGAAACCCGTTTTTAGCCCGAAAAAAAGTGGCGGCTTATGCCCTCGGACTTGAGCAAAATCTTGAACATACCCAGTATATCGATATTAGCCCCATCACCTACAGTGTCTTATTATTTATCGGTATCTTTCGCTTTGTGGGGTTAGGAACTGGTGATCGGGGTTTATATGTGGTGGGAAGTTGCATTTTAATCCTGATCATGATTTTAAAACAATTGGGAAAAATTCAAGGTGCTAAGAGGAAACTAGGACAATGATGAGTTTAACCCATGCGGCTATTGCCACAGCCGTCGTATCATTTAGTTTTGCTGATTTTTCTCCTAATATTTTAATTTTAGCCGCTATCGGTTCTCAACTCCCGGATCTTGACCTGAGTAACAGCTACGTCGGTCAAATCTGCTTTCCGGTGTCCCATTATCTAGAAGACCATTTCCCTCATCGCAGTATCACCCATTCCTTACTAGCAACAGCCGCTACAGCTATTGCATCTATAGCCCTGGCTCAAGGATGGTTGCATTTGGGCTGGAAGGTTGCATTAGCTCTTCCTGTGGGGCATCTGTTTTCCTGTTATGCAGATATGTTTACCAAAAAAGGTGTACAGTGGTTTTATCCCTTACCCGCTTGGTGTGTACATGGAAGCAACCCGAACCGTCGTCTCAGGACAGGGGGGTTAGGAGAATATTGGGTTTTAGCCGGTGCCATTGCCTTATTAGTTTCGAATTACTACTTAGTACAATCTGGGGGTTTAGTACAAACTGCCTCTCAACAACTGGGAATTAAAAGCAGTTTACTAAAAATGTATGATCAAAATGCTAATCGTCATCATATCTGGGCCAACATTCAGGGAGCAAAAGCCAGTGATCGATCTCTCATTAACGGACGATATTTAATTTTAGCGGCTGATGGGGATGAATTTATTGTTACTGATGGGCAAGGAATTTACAAAACTTGGGAGCAAATTATTCCCAGACGCTTAACTACCAGTGTCGGCGAAATAGCCACAACTGTTGTGCAAAAAATAACCATGAACCATGAACCAGTCACTCCTATTTTTCAACAAATTGCTGCCGCTCATCCGAATGCGGTGATTCTTCTGAGTGGAGAGTTAGAAATAACTTTTGCTGATGAAATGGTTCCTACACAGGGAGTTGATCAATTTCCTACCCTTACCGTTTCAGGGAAAACAGCCACTTTAACTTATCATCCTTTAGCCTTAGCCCTCTCTGACTTTGAGCATCAATATGCAAGCGGCAGTCTCAGCGTTAAAATGATTACCCCTATACCGGAGTTTTGAAAATGAGAATATTATTGGATAGTTTTCCCTTTCTTAGTGTAGGGCTACTGATTGCTGCTGTAACTTTTCATACGGGACCTTCTAACGGTTTGGCTGATTCCAAACCTAAAATCTTAACGCGGGGCAATATTTTTTCTTTATCGCCTACTCAAGCTCAAAAGACTGAATCAGCCAGTTTTCTTCATACGATTCAAATTACAGTGACTCATATAGAAGATATCAAAGTCAAGGAAAAACAGCAGGTTAAAAAAGGAGATATTATTAGTGATCGCATTTCTGAACGTTCCTCTCTCCTAACCAAAAAGCGTCAGTTAGAAATTGCGATGGCTAAGGCGAGTTTACCTTTGACTAAAACAGAACCAATCACTAAATCCCAATTTCAACAGGAACGGATGGCTTTACACAAAGCCCAATCAGAATTAACACGAGTTACCCAACAAATTGATCATTATCAAGGGTTTGCTTTTAAAGATCCCCAGTTAAGCGAGATTCTCGAACCCGAAAAAGTCAAAGAATTAGCCGCCTTAAAAGAAAAACAGATCCTGGCTACTGTGGCGGTTAAGGAAGCCTTGGCCCGGCTTAATGCGGCTCAAATTCAGCATTCTCTACAATTGACGACTTACCAGACGAATCTCTCTAAACAAAAGTATGAGTTAGAGTCTTTAAGAAGCCAACTTCAAGAAGTTAATGAGCAAATTCAAGAGATAGTGGCTGTACGTTCTCCTTATGATGGATCTGTCTATCGTGTCAAAATTCTGGGTCAAAATGACCGTAATTTAACCGCAGAGATTGTTTTAACCGTGAAACGGTAAATATAGCAACCGCTCCTGTGCTTAGGACATCTTTTAAACCTCAAACCTAATAGCAATAAGCTTTTTCCTTCTGACTTCTGACTTGTGACTCCTGACTTCTGACTTCTGACTTCTGCTATAAGGTTTTAGCTAACGCGCATGGTGAGATAACCGTACTAAACACAAGTTGACAAGCTCTGCAATTAATTGTTACATTTATTTACATAAAGCGAAACAAAAGTTAATAAACAAAAGAGGACACCAAAATGCTGAGTCTATTAATCGCTGTAATGCTTGTCGGTTGGGTAGCGGCTGCACTGATTGGCACCCAAGCCTATTTTAGAGGAGAGCAAAGCAAGCCAATTCATGCTCGTAACTGGCGCTCAGATTCTTTTGAAGCCATTGCTAAGTCCGTGACAGGAAAAGATACTGATAGCGATCGTATCCCCGGTTTTACGGCTGACGCTTACACCAGCCAAAACTTGCCAAGAGCTTAAAAATAATCCTGTACACATCAATCTAGTGCGGAACACAGTGAAGCACCCCAATCAACCTCGCATTCTCAGTGGGTGGGCAATGTCGCTAATTAGTTCTATTGTATGGGTTTCAATAGTCATAGTTACCATTTCCCACTCTACAACTTTACCCTTTACCCTTTCCCTTTCTCCTGTCTAACCCTCCACCCTGACTCTTGGCGGCTAAAATAGAGATGTTATCAACTCAAAGATTCGTGGGGGTTGTATTTTGCCAAAAAAATCGCCACAACAACCAGGGGCTTCCCGTTTCTGGAGAAAAAGCCGTTCTGGTTGTATTCATTGGATTATTATCATCTTAATGGTGTTAAGTTGTGTTTTCAGCACAGGTTCAGTGTCTGCACAACCTCAGCAAACAGCCCCCATTATCGTTGATGGTAATCCCATTTTTGAGGTGAGTCCATCAGGACAATTTACCGCCAGTCAACGCGCCGACGAAGCTAACCGTATATTAAGAGAAATTATTAAAGATTCTAAAAGCCCTGTGCGGGTTGAGATCGATAGTAACCGAGATTTACCGGTTATTTTGGTTAATAATTCTCATATACTTTCGGTAACTTCTAATGATCTCCCCAAAGGCAGAAGTATTACAGAACAAGCCAAAATTTGGCAACAACAACTCGCACAAGCTATTGAACAAGCGCAATATGAACGGACTTTAAGCTATTTAATGACAGCAACGTTAATCTCTTTAGCAGTGCTGTTAGTCGCTTTTTTCATTACCTACCAACTAGAAAAACTTTGGCATCGTTGGATTGATCCTTTATTAGAACGAGCTAACAGTCAGGTTTTATTAACAGAAACCGGCCAACCCTTAACTCAACTTCCCACTCAGCCCAGACCTAAAATACAGGTGTTTTCGGAAGTTTTTCTCAATTTAATTAAAGGGCTAATTGGGTTTATTAGTATTATTTATGTGACTCGTCTTTTTCCTCAAACTCGCCAGTTAAGCTATGATTTTGTTAATCTTATTGTCAATAGTTTAGTGGCTGATCTTGTTACTTTAGGCGATAAGCAATATTCGGTTTTAGACCTTGTTTTTTTAATTGCTGTGTTGATCGCCCTCGTTTTCTTCGCCAGAACCCTAGGCGTTGTGCTGCGATCACGAGTCTTGAGTTTTACTGGCCTTAGTCGAGCCGCTCAAGAAACCATTGCCTTAATGGCTAATTATACGATGGTATTTATTGGCGCGATTATTATTTTACAACTGTGGGGATTAGATATTAGTTCTCTGACCGTTTTTGCCGGCGTATTAGGTGTAGGTATTGGCTTAGGTATTCAGGGCATTGCTAAAGAATTTGTCAGTGGTTTAGTCTTAATTTTTGAGCGTCCTATTCAAGTGGGTGATTTTGTAGAAGTTGGGGAATTAATGGGAACTGTAGAACGAATTAGTGTACGCTCTACCGAAATTAAAACGCTCGATCAAATCTCAGTTATTTTGCCGAATTCTCGCTTTTTAGAATCAGAAGTTATTAATTGGAATCATCGAACTCCTGTATCTCGGCTAAAATTAGCGGTTGGGGTGGCATACGGTTCGGATTTATCTTTAGTGAAAAATGCTCTGTTAGATGCGGCTAAACAACATAAAGAAGTTTTAACGAATCCGCCGCCTAAAGTGGGTTTTGTCGGGTTTGGAGATAGTTGTCTAGATTTTCAATTATTGATTTGGATTTCTAAGCCGAATAAGCAATTTCAGATTAAAAGTGATTTATACTTTATTATTGATTCTATTTTTCGCAAACGGGGTATCAATATTCCTTTTCCTCAGCAAGATTTAAATATTGAATCGGGAAAGTTGCAAGTTGAAATTTCTCCTGAGTTAATTAATTCTTTAACTGAGTTATCTCAAAGTTTAGCCGCTTGGATTAAACATCAAACCAATTCTCAGGAATAGCCTATTATAGCCATCGGCAGCAGGGCTGAAGGTTATAGCATTTTGCTAAATACAGAGGTTATCTATAGCAATGCTAAAGCCCATTGATATTAACAGTAGAGACGTTACTTATAGCGCCTCTACAGGGTTTGTAGATTTTAACCTACTATTTGTATCTTATCGACTAATCTACTTTAGGCTGGGGTTTCGGCTCTGATAGTTTTTTCAACACATCAAAATAGCTATCCCACCATTGCTTCTGAGTGGTTAAAACTAAATTTAGAGCGATTTCTTCGGCGGCTATATAATTTTTGGCTAACTCGTATTGTAGTTCGAGCAATTTATCTAGGTTCTCAGGAATGTTGAAAGCGTTAATGATACTGGGGAAGTTTGATAACCAGGTATAATATAGTTTTTGAGGAAGCTCAGTAAACTGTTTTTGGGTTTCTTCAAAGGTTTGGCTAGTCATAACTCTTGTTCCGCAAACAATGTTAATTGTGCTTATATTATGCCATCATTTTTGGGATTTTTTGAATTAAGTTTCGGTTAAGCGGCTAAAAAATTACAATCATCAATTGAGCGTTAATTCTCAAAGATAAAGTTAAAGAGCTTCCGGGTTGATGTTAAGAGAGATTAAGTATTTATCATCACAATTTTTTCCTCAAAAAATGTAATCTAGAAAACTTAAAATATATCTTAAGATAGTTGTCAAGTTATTAATTGAATACTTAAATGATTAGGCTGTATTTTAAAAAACTTAGTTTTGAATAAATACTTTTATCATAAGAAAAGACAACGAGCTATGCTCAAGGGCTAATTTTCGATTTTCTTGCCCGCTTTGCGCTTAGGAGTTTTCGCTCTCGGCTTCATCTGATAAGCTAAAGTAAACCAAATCACAGATAGCAATGCGACCCCGGGATAACAGGCGACCGAAAGCCGCTCAGAAAAACCCTGAGTGCAAAGAACCCTTATCATCTCAATTCGTCCTGAAAATGGCTCAAAGTTTGTGGCAAAAGATGATCGCTCAGGCACCCCCTATAACAGATTCTAAATTGATAGAAGTCGCTTTATTTTCAGAAAAAGAATTAGCACTAGCCACCCTACAGTGTCTTGGGGAGGCAGTCATTACCACAGATACAAGCAGTCAAATCACTCAATGTAACTCGGCGGCTGAACGTTTGCTTGGTTGGACGATCAATCAAATTCGAGGACTACCCTCCGGCGAGATTTTACGATTGTTCGATGAAGTCACAGGAGAAGCGGTAGAAAACCCCATCGATAAAGTTTTACAGCAAAAACAGATAATTCGCTTAGAAAATTCGCTCACCTTCGTCGCTCGAGATGAGAAAGAATACGCCATTAACCT is from Gloeothece verrucosa PCC 7822 and encodes:
- a CDS encoding transglutaminase-like domain-containing protein, with product MDIRVGYDIVINSPTPVGMLLLLYTHPSRAKDLKTPEKLKLEPNIPIEEFIDSFGNRCARILTPVGQLRLYNDIIINDNGKPDPLNWKAIQYPISQLPSETLQYLLASRYCEVDLLSEVAWSLFGETTPGWARVQAICDWIHSNITYGYEYTYPHKTAYQVYTERAGVCRDFTHLAITFCRCLNIPARYCAGYLGDIGVEPLTTPMDFHAWFEVFLGGQWYAFDARHNRPRIGRILMVRGRDATDTAFMTSFGAYELVQLKVWALEMKTYQISAA
- a CDS encoding TIGR00297 family protein, whose protein sequence is MLSSIELSNPWLIGIALNTILVAIAFILPKKLLTPAGYIHAWILGVLIWGTLQWRGYLIVLFYFFVGSAVTRIGMEQKEKEGIAEKRSGQRGPENVWGSALIAAICAILTLWVDPFWQKLLILGYVANFSTKLADTTASEVGKAYGKRTFLITTLQPVARGTEGAVSLEGTLAGVAASVVIAALAWAMGLIDEIGIVWCVIAAFIATNLESLIGATLQSKWDWLTNELVNVINTLIGAVVAILLAYLISF
- a CDS encoding metal-dependent hydrolase; amino-acid sequence: MMSLTHAAIATAVVSFSFADFSPNILILAAIGSQLPDLDLSNSYVGQICFPVSHYLEDHFPHRSITHSLLATAATAIASIALAQGWLHLGWKVALALPVGHLFSCYADMFTKKGVQWFYPLPAWCVHGSNPNRRLRTGGLGEYWVLAGAIALLVSNYYLVQSGGLVQTASQQLGIKSSLLKMYDQNANRHHIWANIQGAKASDRSLINGRYLILAADGDEFIVTDGQGIYKTWEQIIPRRLTTSVGEIATTVVQKITMNHEPVTPIFQQIAAAHPNAVILLSGELEITFADEMVPTQGVDQFPTLTVSGKTATLTYHPLALALSDFEHQYASGSLSVKMITPIPEF
- a CDS encoding photosystem II protein, Psb35-related, yielding MLSLLIAVMLVGWVAAALIGTQAYFRGEQSKPIHARNWRSDSFEAIAKSVTGKDTDSDRIPGFTADAYTSQNLPRA
- a CDS encoding mechanosensitive ion channel family protein, coding for MPKKSPQQPGASRFWRKSRSGCIHWIIIILMVLSCVFSTGSVSAQPQQTAPIIVDGNPIFEVSPSGQFTASQRADEANRILREIIKDSKSPVRVEIDSNRDLPVILVNNSHILSVTSNDLPKGRSITEQAKIWQQQLAQAIEQAQYERTLSYLMTATLISLAVLLVAFFITYQLEKLWHRWIDPLLERANSQVLLTETGQPLTQLPTQPRPKIQVFSEVFLNLIKGLIGFISIIYVTRLFPQTRQLSYDFVNLIVNSLVADLVTLGDKQYSVLDLVFLIAVLIALVFFARTLGVVLRSRVLSFTGLSRAAQETIALMANYTMVFIGAIIILQLWGLDISSLTVFAGVLGVGIGLGIQGIAKEFVSGLVLIFERPIQVGDFVEVGELMGTVERISVRSTEIKTLDQISVILPNSRFLESEVINWNHRTPVSRLKLAVGVAYGSDLSLVKNALLDAAKQHKEVLTNPPPKVGFVGFGDSCLDFQLLIWISKPNKQFQIKSDLYFIIDSIFRKRGINIPFPQQDLNIESGKLQVEISPELINSLTELSQSLAAWIKHQTNSQE